In the genome of Coregonus clupeaformis isolate EN_2021a chromosome 11, ASM2061545v1, whole genome shotgun sequence, one region contains:
- the LOC121576750 gene encoding serine/threonine-protein phosphatase 6 regulatory subunit 3 isoform X2, whose product MFWKFDLHTTSHIDTLLEKEDVTLTEVMDEEDVLQECKAQNHKLVDFLVRPQCMEDLVTYITQEPSDDVEEKIKYKYPNISCELLTSDVGQINDRLGEDESLLMKLYGFLQSESPLNPLLASFFSKVLSILIGRKPEQIVEFLRKREDFVDLMIKHIGTSAIMDLLLRMLTCIEPQQLRQDVLNWLNEEKVIQRLVDMVQPSQDEDRHSNASQSLCEIIRLSRDQMFQVQGCSEPDPLLATLEKQETVEQLLSNIFDKEKNDSAIVSVIQILLTLFETRRPAFEGHLEICPPGMSHPSFSVNQSILEAVRPRLKDFHQLLLEPPKKNIMKTTWGVLDPPVGNTRLSVVRLVASLLQTNTHIINMELINLNTLGVILDMYFKYIWNNFLHIQVEICTAMILAMPPAQSENPEINRDQDQEPVRESHLIKHLFQKCQFIQRILDAWSSNEKEQGEGGRRRGYMGHLTRIANSIVHNSDKGPNGEKIQQLISELTEDDKERWEAFTSGQLADTNKRNTVDLVNTHHIHSSSDDEVDFKDSGFQQDSSLQQAFSDYQMQQMTSNFIEQFGFNDEEFADQDDVVDIPFDRISDINFSLNTNESANIALFEACCKEKIQQFEDAGSDEEDIWDEKDVTFAPEAQRCPRSSGSTDSEESTDSEEEDVKRDPFEPNNASSDDRMEVDTGEGPVWTANFDDIPMDTGSCTSMGAPATTTATASPSSPAVLPESAGWSSPNASPDTATGWADFSNNFSPVRPKIHLRSNSPVAMETCIGTGDPLGVNAPMQPEVSDLWPRDEAAQLPSSPGRKAGGSDAEETVTTETVTNGSMKETVSLTVDAKTETAVFKRVLKSYREDEKFTSEDTSVKYTVGESGTPEKGVSASVQPASNCLKPSAKHSETEKSKVPSDAVNGPLEEGTAMDKAKTQQSVVAPEAAVNGPM is encoded by the exons ATGTTTTGGAAGTTTGATCTACACACAACGTCTCACATTGACACCCTCCTGGAGAAGGAGGATGTGACTCTGACTGAGGTAATGGACGAGGAGGATGTTCTGCAGGAGTGCAAGGCCCAGAACCACAAGCTGGTTGACTTCCTGGTGCGGCCCCAGTGCATGGAGGACCTGGTCACCTACATCACACAGGAGCCAAGTGATGATGTGGAGGAGAAGATCAAGTACAA GTACCCCAACATATCCTGTGAACTCCTTACCTCGGACGTTGGACAGATCAATGACAGACTGGGAGAAGATGAAAGTTTGCTGATGAAACTTTATGGATTTTTGCAAAGCGAATCTCCTCTCAACCCTTTACTGGCCAGCTTCTTCAGCAAGGTCCTTAGCATCCTCATCGGCAGGAAACCAGAACAG ATTGTGGAGTTTCTGCGGAAGAGGGAAGACTTTGTGGACTTAATGATTAAACACATAGGGACCTCCGCAATCATGGACTTGCTGCTCAGAATGCTGACCTGCATTGAACCACAGCAGCTCAGACAAGATGTCTTAAAT TGGCTGAACGAGGAGAAGGTGATCCAGAGGCTTGTTGATATGGTCCAGCCTTCTCAGGATGAGGAT AGGCATTCCAACGCATCCCAGTCTCTGTGTGAAATCATCCGCCTCAGCAGAGATCAGATGTTCCAAGTTCAGGGCTGCTCTGAACCCGACCCCTTACTGGCCACACTGGAAAA ACAAGAGACTGTGGAGCAGTTGCTATCCAACATCTTTGACAAAGAGAAAAATGACTCTGCCATAGTCAGTGTAATTCAGATTCTCCTGACTCTCTTTGAGACACGAAGACCAGC GTTCGAGGGCCATTTGGAGATCTGTCCCCCTGGTATGAGCCACCCATCCTTCTCAGTCAATCAGAGCATTCTGGAGGCTGTCAGACCCAGGCTCAAAGACTTCCATCAACTGCTGCTGGAACCCCCAAAG AAGAATATCATGAAAACCACGTGGGGTGTGCTGGACCCCCCAGTGGGCAACACCCGGCTGAGCGTGGTCCGTCTTGTGGCCAGCCTCCTGCAGACCAACACTCATATCATCAACATGGAGCTGATCAACCTCAACACTCTAGGAGTCATACTC GACATGTACTTCAAGTATATATGGAATAACTTCCTGCATATACAAGTTGAAATCTGCACTGCGATGATCCTAGCAATGCCCCCAGCCCAAAGTGAAAACCCCGAAATCAACAGAGATCAGGACCAAGAGCCTGTCAGAGAAAGCCACCTCATCAAACAC CTGTTTCAGAAGTGCCAGTTTATACAGAGAATTCTTGATGCATGGAGCTCCAATGAGAAGGAGCA GGGTGAGGGTGGACGTAGACGGGGCTACATGGGCCACTTGACCAGAATAGCCAACTCAATAGTGCACAACAGCGATAAGGGCCCCAATGGTGAGAAGATACAGCAGCTCATCTCAG AGCTCACAGAGGACGACAAAGAGAGATGGGAGGCCTTCACTTCTGGTCAGCTAGCTGACACAAACAAAAGAAACACTGTAGACCTA GTGAACACACACCATATTCACTCATCCAGTGACGATGAGGTAGACTTCAAGGACAGCGGATTCCAACAGGATTCCTCTCTACAACAG GCCTTTTCTGATTATCAGATGCAACAAATGACGTCCAATTTTATTGAGCAGTTTGGCTTCAATGACGAAGAGTTTGCCGATCAGGATGATGTCGTGGA TATTCCCTTTGATAGAATATCAGACATCAATTTTTCCTTGAATACAAATGAAAGT GCAAATATAGCTCTGTTTGAGGCCTGCTGTAAGGAGAAGATCCAGCAGTTTGAAGATGCAGGCTCTGATGAGGAGGACATCTGGGATGAGAAAGATGTCACTTTCGCACCAGAAGCTCAGAGATGTCCTCG GAGCTCTGGCAGTACAGATAGTGAGGAGAGCACAGACTCTGAGGAGGAGGATGTGAAACGTGATCCCTTTGAGCCCAACAACGCCAGCTCTGATGACAGAATGGAGGTAGACACGGGTGAGG GGCCTGTGTGGACAGCTAACTTTGACGACATACCCATGGACACTGGGAGTTGTACGTCGATGGGAGCACCTGCCACCACCACTGCcacagcctccccctcctcccctgcgGTCCTACCAGAGTCTGCTGGCTGGAGCTCCCCCAATGCCTCCCCTGACACAGCCACGGGCTGGGCAGACTTCTCTAACAACTTCTCACCAGTCAG ACCCAAAATTCATTTGAGGAGCAATTCCCCAGTAGCGATGGAGACCTGCATAGGGACAGGGGACCCCTTAGGTGTCAACGCACCAATGCAGCCTGAAG TTTCTGACCTGTGGCCAAGGGACGAGGCAGCCCAGCTACCCAGCTCCCCTGGAAGGAAAGCCGGAGGCTCGGACGCAGAGGAGACTGTCACCACTGAGACGGTCACCAACGGCTCCATGAAGGAGACAGTTAGCCTTACTGTAGATGCCAAAACTGAAACTGCTGTTTTCAAGAG AGTGTTGAAATCTTATCG TGAGGATGAGAAGTTTACCTCAGAGGACACATCTGTTAAGTACACTGTGGGGGAGAGTGGAACACCAGAGAAGGGTGTCTCTGCATCAGTCCAGCCTGCCAGCAACTGTCTGAAACCAAG TGCAAAACATTCAGAAACAGAGAAATCAAAAGTCCCCAGTGATGCTGTTAATGGTCCCCTAGAAGAAGGAACAGCAATGGACAAAGCCAA AACACAGCAGAGCGTGGTCGCACCAGAGGCAGCTGTGAATGGCCCGATGTGA
- the LOC121576750 gene encoding serine/threonine-protein phosphatase 6 regulatory subunit 3 isoform X5, protein MFWKFDLHTTSHIDTLLEKEDVTLTEVMDEEDVLQECKAQNHKLVDFLVRPQCMEDLVTYITQEPSDDVEEKIKYKYPNISCELLTSDVGQINDRLGEDESLLMKLYGFLQSESPLNPLLASFFSKVLSILIGRKPEQIVEFLRKREDFVDLMIKHIGTSAIMDLLLRMLTCIEPQQLRQDVLNWLNEEKVIQRLVDMVQPSQDEDRHSNASQSLCEIIRLSRDQMFQVQGCSEPDPLLATLEKQETVEQLLSNIFDKEKNDSAIVSVIQILLTLFETRRPAFEGHLEICPPGMSHPSFSVNQSILEAVRPRLKDFHQLLLEPPKKNIMKTTWGVLDPPVGNTRLSVVRLVASLLQTNTHIINMELINLNTLGVILDMYFKYIWNNFLHIQVEICTAMILAMPPAQSENPEINRDQDQEPVRESHLIKHLFQKCQFIQRILDAWSSNEKEQGEGGRRRGYMGHLTRIANSIVHNSDKGPNGEKIQQLISELTEDDKERWEAFTSGQLADTNKRNTVDLVNTHHIHSSSDDEVDFKDSGFQQDSSLQQAFSDYQMQQMTSNFIEQFGFNDEEFADQDDVVDIPFDRISDINFSLNTNESANIALFEACCKEKIQQFEDAGSDEEDIWDEKDVTFAPEAQRCPRSSGSTDSEESTDSEEEDVKRDPFEPNNASSDDRMEVDTGEGPVWTANFDDIPMDTGSCTSMGAPATTTATASPSSPAVLPESAGWSSPNASPDTATGWADFSNNFSPVRPKIHLRSNSPVAMETCIGTGDPLGVNAPMQPEVSDLWPRDEAAQLPSSPGRKAGGSDAEETVTTETVTNGSMKETVSLTVDAKTETAVFKSEDEKFTSEDTSVKYTVGESGTPEKGVSASVQPASNCLKPSSAKHSETEKSKVPSDAVNGPLEEGTAMDKAKTQQSVVAPEAAVNGPM, encoded by the exons ATGTTTTGGAAGTTTGATCTACACACAACGTCTCACATTGACACCCTCCTGGAGAAGGAGGATGTGACTCTGACTGAGGTAATGGACGAGGAGGATGTTCTGCAGGAGTGCAAGGCCCAGAACCACAAGCTGGTTGACTTCCTGGTGCGGCCCCAGTGCATGGAGGACCTGGTCACCTACATCACACAGGAGCCAAGTGATGATGTGGAGGAGAAGATCAAGTACAA GTACCCCAACATATCCTGTGAACTCCTTACCTCGGACGTTGGACAGATCAATGACAGACTGGGAGAAGATGAAAGTTTGCTGATGAAACTTTATGGATTTTTGCAAAGCGAATCTCCTCTCAACCCTTTACTGGCCAGCTTCTTCAGCAAGGTCCTTAGCATCCTCATCGGCAGGAAACCAGAACAG ATTGTGGAGTTTCTGCGGAAGAGGGAAGACTTTGTGGACTTAATGATTAAACACATAGGGACCTCCGCAATCATGGACTTGCTGCTCAGAATGCTGACCTGCATTGAACCACAGCAGCTCAGACAAGATGTCTTAAAT TGGCTGAACGAGGAGAAGGTGATCCAGAGGCTTGTTGATATGGTCCAGCCTTCTCAGGATGAGGAT AGGCATTCCAACGCATCCCAGTCTCTGTGTGAAATCATCCGCCTCAGCAGAGATCAGATGTTCCAAGTTCAGGGCTGCTCTGAACCCGACCCCTTACTGGCCACACTGGAAAA ACAAGAGACTGTGGAGCAGTTGCTATCCAACATCTTTGACAAAGAGAAAAATGACTCTGCCATAGTCAGTGTAATTCAGATTCTCCTGACTCTCTTTGAGACACGAAGACCAGC GTTCGAGGGCCATTTGGAGATCTGTCCCCCTGGTATGAGCCACCCATCCTTCTCAGTCAATCAGAGCATTCTGGAGGCTGTCAGACCCAGGCTCAAAGACTTCCATCAACTGCTGCTGGAACCCCCAAAG AAGAATATCATGAAAACCACGTGGGGTGTGCTGGACCCCCCAGTGGGCAACACCCGGCTGAGCGTGGTCCGTCTTGTGGCCAGCCTCCTGCAGACCAACACTCATATCATCAACATGGAGCTGATCAACCTCAACACTCTAGGAGTCATACTC GACATGTACTTCAAGTATATATGGAATAACTTCCTGCATATACAAGTTGAAATCTGCACTGCGATGATCCTAGCAATGCCCCCAGCCCAAAGTGAAAACCCCGAAATCAACAGAGATCAGGACCAAGAGCCTGTCAGAGAAAGCCACCTCATCAAACAC CTGTTTCAGAAGTGCCAGTTTATACAGAGAATTCTTGATGCATGGAGCTCCAATGAGAAGGAGCA GGGTGAGGGTGGACGTAGACGGGGCTACATGGGCCACTTGACCAGAATAGCCAACTCAATAGTGCACAACAGCGATAAGGGCCCCAATGGTGAGAAGATACAGCAGCTCATCTCAG AGCTCACAGAGGACGACAAAGAGAGATGGGAGGCCTTCACTTCTGGTCAGCTAGCTGACACAAACAAAAGAAACACTGTAGACCTA GTGAACACACACCATATTCACTCATCCAGTGACGATGAGGTAGACTTCAAGGACAGCGGATTCCAACAGGATTCCTCTCTACAACAG GCCTTTTCTGATTATCAGATGCAACAAATGACGTCCAATTTTATTGAGCAGTTTGGCTTCAATGACGAAGAGTTTGCCGATCAGGATGATGTCGTGGA TATTCCCTTTGATAGAATATCAGACATCAATTTTTCCTTGAATACAAATGAAAGT GCAAATATAGCTCTGTTTGAGGCCTGCTGTAAGGAGAAGATCCAGCAGTTTGAAGATGCAGGCTCTGATGAGGAGGACATCTGGGATGAGAAAGATGTCACTTTCGCACCAGAAGCTCAGAGATGTCCTCG GAGCTCTGGCAGTACAGATAGTGAGGAGAGCACAGACTCTGAGGAGGAGGATGTGAAACGTGATCCCTTTGAGCCCAACAACGCCAGCTCTGATGACAGAATGGAGGTAGACACGGGTGAGG GGCCTGTGTGGACAGCTAACTTTGACGACATACCCATGGACACTGGGAGTTGTACGTCGATGGGAGCACCTGCCACCACCACTGCcacagcctccccctcctcccctgcgGTCCTACCAGAGTCTGCTGGCTGGAGCTCCCCCAATGCCTCCCCTGACACAGCCACGGGCTGGGCAGACTTCTCTAACAACTTCTCACCAGTCAG ACCCAAAATTCATTTGAGGAGCAATTCCCCAGTAGCGATGGAGACCTGCATAGGGACAGGGGACCCCTTAGGTGTCAACGCACCAATGCAGCCTGAAG TTTCTGACCTGTGGCCAAGGGACGAGGCAGCCCAGCTACCCAGCTCCCCTGGAAGGAAAGCCGGAGGCTCGGACGCAGAGGAGACTGTCACCACTGAGACGGTCACCAACGGCTCCATGAAGGAGACAGTTAGCCTTACTGTAGATGCCAAAACTGAAACTGCTGTTTTCAAGAG TGAGGATGAGAAGTTTACCTCAGAGGACACATCTGTTAAGTACACTGTGGGGGAGAGTGGAACACCAGAGAAGGGTGTCTCTGCATCAGTCCAGCCTGCCAGCAACTGTCTGAAACCAAG CAGTGCAAAACATTCAGAAACAGAGAAATCAAAAGTCCCCAGTGATGCTGTTAATGGTCCCCTAGAAGAAGGAACAGCAATGGACAAAGCCAA AACACAGCAGAGCGTGGTCGCACCAGAGGCAGCTGTGAATGGCCCGATGTGA
- the LOC121576750 gene encoding serine/threonine-protein phosphatase 6 regulatory subunit 3 isoform X6: protein MFWKFDLHTTSHIDTLLEKEDVTLTEVMDEEDVLQECKAQNHKLVDFLVRPQCMEDLVTYITQEPSDDVEEKIKYKYPNISCELLTSDVGQINDRLGEDESLLMKLYGFLQSESPLNPLLASFFSKVLSILIGRKPEQIVEFLRKREDFVDLMIKHIGTSAIMDLLLRMLTCIEPQQLRQDVLNWLNEEKVIQRLVDMVQPSQDEDRHSNASQSLCEIIRLSRDQMFQVQGCSEPDPLLATLEKQETVEQLLSNIFDKEKNDSAIVSVIQILLTLFETRRPAFEGHLEICPPGMSHPSFSVNQSILEAVRPRLKDFHQLLLEPPKKNIMKTTWGVLDPPVGNTRLSVVRLVASLLQTNTHIINMELINLNTLGVILDMYFKYIWNNFLHIQVEICTAMILAMPPAQSENPEINRDQDQEPVRESHLIKHLFQKCQFIQRILDAWSSNEKEQGEGGRRRGYMGHLTRIANSIVHNSDKGPNGEKIQQLISELTEDDKERWEAFTSGQLADTNKRNTVDLVNTHHIHSSSDDEVDFKDSGFQQDSSLQQAFSDYQMQQMTSNFIEQFGFNDEEFADQDDVVDIPFDRISDINFSLNTNESANIALFEACCKEKIQQFEDAGSDEEDIWDEKDVTFAPEAQRCPRSSGSTDSEESTDSEEEDVKRDPFEPNNASSDDRMEVDTGEGPVWTANFDDIPMDTGSCTSMGAPATTTATASPSSPAVLPESAGWSSPNASPDTATGWADFSNNFSPVRPKIHLRSNSPVAMETCIGTGDPLGVNAPMQPEVSDLWPRDEAAQLPSSPGRKAGGSDAEETVTTETVTNGSMKETVSLTVDAKTETAVFKSEDEKFTSEDTSVKYTVGESGTPEKGVSASVQPASNCLKPSAKHSETEKSKVPSDAVNGPLEEGTAMDKAKTQQSVVAPEAAVNGPM from the exons ATGTTTTGGAAGTTTGATCTACACACAACGTCTCACATTGACACCCTCCTGGAGAAGGAGGATGTGACTCTGACTGAGGTAATGGACGAGGAGGATGTTCTGCAGGAGTGCAAGGCCCAGAACCACAAGCTGGTTGACTTCCTGGTGCGGCCCCAGTGCATGGAGGACCTGGTCACCTACATCACACAGGAGCCAAGTGATGATGTGGAGGAGAAGATCAAGTACAA GTACCCCAACATATCCTGTGAACTCCTTACCTCGGACGTTGGACAGATCAATGACAGACTGGGAGAAGATGAAAGTTTGCTGATGAAACTTTATGGATTTTTGCAAAGCGAATCTCCTCTCAACCCTTTACTGGCCAGCTTCTTCAGCAAGGTCCTTAGCATCCTCATCGGCAGGAAACCAGAACAG ATTGTGGAGTTTCTGCGGAAGAGGGAAGACTTTGTGGACTTAATGATTAAACACATAGGGACCTCCGCAATCATGGACTTGCTGCTCAGAATGCTGACCTGCATTGAACCACAGCAGCTCAGACAAGATGTCTTAAAT TGGCTGAACGAGGAGAAGGTGATCCAGAGGCTTGTTGATATGGTCCAGCCTTCTCAGGATGAGGAT AGGCATTCCAACGCATCCCAGTCTCTGTGTGAAATCATCCGCCTCAGCAGAGATCAGATGTTCCAAGTTCAGGGCTGCTCTGAACCCGACCCCTTACTGGCCACACTGGAAAA ACAAGAGACTGTGGAGCAGTTGCTATCCAACATCTTTGACAAAGAGAAAAATGACTCTGCCATAGTCAGTGTAATTCAGATTCTCCTGACTCTCTTTGAGACACGAAGACCAGC GTTCGAGGGCCATTTGGAGATCTGTCCCCCTGGTATGAGCCACCCATCCTTCTCAGTCAATCAGAGCATTCTGGAGGCTGTCAGACCCAGGCTCAAAGACTTCCATCAACTGCTGCTGGAACCCCCAAAG AAGAATATCATGAAAACCACGTGGGGTGTGCTGGACCCCCCAGTGGGCAACACCCGGCTGAGCGTGGTCCGTCTTGTGGCCAGCCTCCTGCAGACCAACACTCATATCATCAACATGGAGCTGATCAACCTCAACACTCTAGGAGTCATACTC GACATGTACTTCAAGTATATATGGAATAACTTCCTGCATATACAAGTTGAAATCTGCACTGCGATGATCCTAGCAATGCCCCCAGCCCAAAGTGAAAACCCCGAAATCAACAGAGATCAGGACCAAGAGCCTGTCAGAGAAAGCCACCTCATCAAACAC CTGTTTCAGAAGTGCCAGTTTATACAGAGAATTCTTGATGCATGGAGCTCCAATGAGAAGGAGCA GGGTGAGGGTGGACGTAGACGGGGCTACATGGGCCACTTGACCAGAATAGCCAACTCAATAGTGCACAACAGCGATAAGGGCCCCAATGGTGAGAAGATACAGCAGCTCATCTCAG AGCTCACAGAGGACGACAAAGAGAGATGGGAGGCCTTCACTTCTGGTCAGCTAGCTGACACAAACAAAAGAAACACTGTAGACCTA GTGAACACACACCATATTCACTCATCCAGTGACGATGAGGTAGACTTCAAGGACAGCGGATTCCAACAGGATTCCTCTCTACAACAG GCCTTTTCTGATTATCAGATGCAACAAATGACGTCCAATTTTATTGAGCAGTTTGGCTTCAATGACGAAGAGTTTGCCGATCAGGATGATGTCGTGGA TATTCCCTTTGATAGAATATCAGACATCAATTTTTCCTTGAATACAAATGAAAGT GCAAATATAGCTCTGTTTGAGGCCTGCTGTAAGGAGAAGATCCAGCAGTTTGAAGATGCAGGCTCTGATGAGGAGGACATCTGGGATGAGAAAGATGTCACTTTCGCACCAGAAGCTCAGAGATGTCCTCG GAGCTCTGGCAGTACAGATAGTGAGGAGAGCACAGACTCTGAGGAGGAGGATGTGAAACGTGATCCCTTTGAGCCCAACAACGCCAGCTCTGATGACAGAATGGAGGTAGACACGGGTGAGG GGCCTGTGTGGACAGCTAACTTTGACGACATACCCATGGACACTGGGAGTTGTACGTCGATGGGAGCACCTGCCACCACCACTGCcacagcctccccctcctcccctgcgGTCCTACCAGAGTCTGCTGGCTGGAGCTCCCCCAATGCCTCCCCTGACACAGCCACGGGCTGGGCAGACTTCTCTAACAACTTCTCACCAGTCAG ACCCAAAATTCATTTGAGGAGCAATTCCCCAGTAGCGATGGAGACCTGCATAGGGACAGGGGACCCCTTAGGTGTCAACGCACCAATGCAGCCTGAAG TTTCTGACCTGTGGCCAAGGGACGAGGCAGCCCAGCTACCCAGCTCCCCTGGAAGGAAAGCCGGAGGCTCGGACGCAGAGGAGACTGTCACCACTGAGACGGTCACCAACGGCTCCATGAAGGAGACAGTTAGCCTTACTGTAGATGCCAAAACTGAAACTGCTGTTTTCAAGAG TGAGGATGAGAAGTTTACCTCAGAGGACACATCTGTTAAGTACACTGTGGGGGAGAGTGGAACACCAGAGAAGGGTGTCTCTGCATCAGTCCAGCCTGCCAGCAACTGTCTGAAACCAAG TGCAAAACATTCAGAAACAGAGAAATCAAAAGTCCCCAGTGATGCTGTTAATGGTCCCCTAGAAGAAGGAACAGCAATGGACAAAGCCAA AACACAGCAGAGCGTGGTCGCACCAGAGGCAGCTGTGAATGGCCCGATGTGA